The nucleotide sequence ATCATTAAGGTGTGAGTCCGTTCGTATGTGCTACCACAGAGGAAGAATAAAGCCGCCGCAATTAACCCGTGAGAGAGCATTTGTAAGACTGCCCCATTCATACCGATGGAAGTGAAAGAAGCAATTCCTACTAAGACAAATCCCATGTGAGAGATGGAAGAAGAAGCTAAACGGCGTTTTAAATTGGTTTGTCCAAAGGCGGCAAAGGCACCATAAACGATGTTGATGACTCCTAAAATCACTAACAGGGGAGCAAACTTAACATGAGCATGGGGTAACATTTCGATGTTCAGACGAATTAACCCATAACCGCCCATTTTCAGCAGTACACCCGCTAAAATCATCGATACAGGCGCAGAAGCTTCACTGTGAGCATCTGGGAGCCAAGTGTGTAAGGGGAAAATCGGCAGTTTTACCGCAAAGGCAATGAGGAAACCTGCATAGGCTAATACTTCTAAGGCGAGGGGGAATTGCTTCATTCCCAATTCAGTCATGTTGAAAGTCACTGTGTCGCCATAGAAAGCTAAACCTAAAGCGGCTACCAGGATAAAAATAGAAGCTAAAGCCGTATACAAAATAAACTTAGTGGCGGCATAGAGGCGTTTTGGGCCTCCCCAAATAGAAATCAATATATAGACAGGGACTAACTCCAATTCCCACATTAAGAAGAACAACAGTAAATCTTGTGCGGCAAATACCCCAATCTGGGCACTATATAACAGCAGCATCAAGAAGTAAAACAGCTTCGGTTTGCGTTCTACTTTCATTGAAGCCAACAGGGCTAAGGTACTAATCAATCCTGATAAAACAATTAATGGCATCGATAAACCATCGACACCCACAGACCAATTTAATCCGAGTTGAGGAACCCACGAATAGGTTTCTATTAATTGAAGTTCACTGCTGTTGATGTCGTATTGGTACCAGAAAGCATAGCTCATCAGTACCAAGTCCGCTAAACCTATGCCTAACGCATACCAACGAACGCTTCTACCTTCTTTGTCACTCATGAAAGGAATAGCAAAAGCAGCGCACAAGGGTAAAAGAATAATCGCAGTCAGCCAGGGGATTTGGATGTTAGCCATAAGTGATAAGTTACAAAGTGTAA is from Gloeothece verrucosa PCC 7822 and encodes:
- a CDS encoding NAD(P)H-quinone oxidoreductase subunit 4, whose translation is MANIQIPWLTAIILLPLCAAFAIPFMSDKEGRSVRWYALGIGLADLVLMSYAFWYQYDINSSELQLIETYSWVPQLGLNWSVGVDGLSMPLIVLSGLISTLALLASMKVERKPKLFYFLMLLLYSAQIGVFAAQDLLLFFLMWELELVPVYILISIWGGPKRLYAATKFILYTALASIFILVAALGLAFYGDTVTFNMTELGMKQFPLALEVLAYAGFLIAFAVKLPIFPLHTWLPDAHSEASAPVSMILAGVLLKMGGYGLIRLNIEMLPHAHVKFAPLLVILGVINIVYGAFAAFGQTNLKRRLASSSISHMGFVLVGIASFTSIGMNGAVLQMLSHGLIAAALFFLCGSTYERTHTLMMDEMGGLAKAMPKIFALFTAASMASLALPGMSGFVSELTVFLGAVQSDVYSSSFKMMVTLLAAVGLIVTPIYLLSTLRVVFYGKNETEFKFDKFQADAKPREIFVTACLLIPIIAIGLYPKLATTTYDLKTTQVASRVRAALPVIVEQQPTQKNSYFSSTAFSAPKVIDTNG